A stretch of the Argentina anserina chromosome 6, drPotAnse1.1, whole genome shotgun sequence genome encodes the following:
- the LOC126800140 gene encoding cysteine-rich repeat secretory protein 38-like, translating to MSFSKSIPLSFLLLCLFHHAASGASPLYHICFSKANYTAASSPYHANLKTVLNLLSTKVPPSGFGVASRGIGPNKVNGLALCRGDVSSSKCKTCVFEASKELRARCPSKKGAVIWYDHCMVKYSNGNFVGEIDNTNKFYKWSIKTVSNPRIFNKNVKKLLSGLSDKASSNRKFYKTGVLQLDNLKTLYGLVQCTRDLSRLECKKCLDAAITELPKCCDAKRGGRVVGASCNFRYELSPFV from the coding sequence ATGTCCTTCTCTAAATCAATCCCCCTGTCTTTCTTGCTCCTGTGTCTTTTCCACCATGCAGCCTCTGGTGCTTCTCCGCTTTACCATATCTGTTTCAGCAAGGCAAACTACACTGCTGCTAGCAGTCCATACCATGCTAACTTGAAGACCGTGCTCAATCTTTTATCCACCAAAGTTCCTCCCAGTGGATTTGGGGTCGCTTCAAGAGGTATAGGACCGAACAAAGTGAACGGACTAGCACTATGCCGAGGCGACGTCTCAAGCTCCAAATGCAAGACTTGTGTTTTCGAAGCAAGCAAAGAGCTTCGTGCACGCTGCCCTAGTAAAAAAGGAGCAGTAATATGGTACGACCATTGCATGGTGAAGTACTCAAATGGGAACTTCGTTGGGGAAATTGATAATACAAACAAGTTCTATAAGTGGAGCATCAAGACCGTAAGCAATCCCAGAATATTCAACAAGAATGTCAAGAAATTGTTGAGTGGCTTATCTGATAAAGCTTCTTCTAACCGGAAGTTTTATAAAACTGGTGTGCTCCAACTCGATAATTTAAAGACGTTGTATGGTTTAGTTCAGTGCACGAGGGACCTGTCTCGCCTGGAATGTAAGAAGTGTCTTGACGCTGCAATAACCGAACTGCCTAAATGTTGTGATGCGAAACGAGGCGGGCGCGTTGTAGGTGCGAGCTGTAACTTTCGATATGAACTTTCGCCCTTTGTTTAG
- the LOC126797304 gene encoding LOW QUALITY PROTEIN: ubiquitin carboxyl-terminal hydrolase 23-like (The sequence of the model RefSeq protein was modified relative to this genomic sequence to represent the inferred CDS: deleted 4 bases in 2 codons; substituted 1 base at 1 genomic stop codon) gives MLSVSMFSVFLSDAFGGVSPPFQEKKKYREEEGRVIYAGVIKYLNSVLQCLTYTEPLAAYLQTGRHQNSCHIKNGFCALGAIQEHVSLALQSTKSILPKALVCNLQRISRNFWKSRHEDAHEYMVNLLESMHKCCLPSGVPSESPSAYEKSLVHKIFGGRLRSRVKCLQCSYCYDKLDPFLDLSLEIAKANSLNKALVNFTAEEXLDGGERQYQCQKCSQKVRAMKQMTIHKPPSVLNIHLKRFHAHDPGQKLRKKFKFGPTLDLRPFVSGAYPEGDLKYTLYGVLVHYGASTYSCHYYYFVRTSTSIWHSLDDNDVKQVREMTVLRQKAYMLFYLRDRRNVIPRKPVDVTQKEYFKPNGIGSKITPADNHLSKEPIRNISASARSSDLASSITHKNASSIAPRVSQ, from the exons ATGCTTTCGGTGTCCATGTTTTCGGTGTTCCTATCTGATGCTTTCGGCGGTGTGTCACCACCATttcaagagaagaagaaatataGAGAAGAGGAAGGGCGTGtcatt TACGCAGGGGTCATAAAATatctcaattcggtgttgcagtGTTTGACGTATACTGAGCCTCTAGCTGCCTACTTGCAAACTGGCAGGCATCAGAATTCTTGTCATATAAAAAATGGGTTCTGTGCTTTGGGTGCCATCCAAGAACATGTCAGTCTTGCTCTACAGTCCACTAAGAGCATTTTGCCAAAGGCTCTTGTCTGCAATCTACAACGCATATCGAGAAACTTCTGGAAGTCTAGACATGAGGATGCACATGAATACATGGTAAACTTGCTGGAATCCATGCATAAATGTTGTTTACCATCTGGAGTGCCAAGTGAATCCCCTAGTGCCTATGAGAAGAGTTTGGTACACAAGATCTTTGGTGGTCGCCTTCGAAGTCGGGTCAAATGTTTGCAGTGCTCGTATTGCTATGACAAATTAGATCCATTCCTAGATTTAAGTCTTGAAATAGCCAAGGCAAATTCGTTGAATAAAGCACTTGTGAACTTTACTGCCGAAGAATAATTGGATGGTGGGGAAAGGCAATATCAGTGCCAAAAATGCAGTCAGAAAGTTCGAGCTATGAAACAGATGACCATTCACAAGCCCCCTAGTGTTCTCAACATCCATTTAAAGCGGTTTCATGCACATGACCCTggacaa aaattaagaaagaagTTCAAATTTGGTCCTACATTGGACTTGAGACCTTTTGTTAGTGGAGCATATCCGGAAGGAGACTTGAAATATACTCTTTATGGGGTTCTAGTTCATTATGGGGCTAGCACATATTCATGCCATTATTATTACTTTGTTCGGACATCAACTAGCATATGGCACTCTCTGGATGACAACGATGTAAAGCAAGTTCGTGAGATGACTGTTTTGCGGCAGAAGGCTTACATGTTGTTCTATCTACGTGATAGAAGAAATGTTATTCCAAGAAAGCCTGTTGATGTTACTCAAAAGGAGTATTTCAAACCAAATGGTATTGGGAGTAAGATTACTCCTGCTGACAACCATTTGTCGAAAGAACCTATTCGAAACATTTCAGCTTCAGCCAGATCAAGTGATCTAGCCTCTTCTatt acacacaaaaatgcatcatcTATTGCCCCAAGGGTCTCCCAATGA